Proteins encoded in a region of the Armatimonadota bacterium genome:
- a CDS encoding PspA/IM30 family protein: MKRFFAWLRAIFNRGMDKLEDPEIMLDQARRDMTQALVANREKAVQAITQKNRLQGMLDESVRKAGQLEQQATAALKAGNRELAKQFLREKATTDATIETLRGTLATAVETVEQVKVAIKRQEEEVRKKTAEALALKAQWKQSQIQSSITKALEGLTFENEYEGSFAAARDRIADKQAEAAARQEMFSGSIQGKIMTMEDQAMDMAADEELRKLEEKLGMSTAAPATSTETTVQSDVDSQLDELEKRLQQGQNGNT; this comes from the coding sequence ATGAAGCGGTTTTTTGCGTGGCTCCGAGCGATCTTCAACCGGGGGATGGACAAGCTCGAAGACCCCGAAATCATGTTGGACCAGGCCCGTCGTGACATGACGCAAGCGCTCGTCGCGAACCGTGAGAAAGCGGTCCAGGCCATCACGCAGAAGAACCGGCTCCAGGGCATGTTGGACGAGTCCGTCCGCAAGGCCGGACAACTCGAGCAGCAGGCGACGGCCGCCCTCAAGGCCGGGAACCGCGAGCTCGCCAAGCAGTTCCTGCGCGAGAAAGCGACGACCGACGCGACGATCGAGACCCTAAGAGGCACGCTCGCCACGGCGGTCGAGACCGTCGAACAGGTCAAGGTCGCGATCAAACGGCAAGAAGAGGAAGTCCGGAAGAAGACCGCCGAGGCCCTTGCGCTCAAGGCCCAATGGAAGCAGTCCCAGATCCAGTCGTCGATCACGAAGGCCCTCGAAGGCCTGACGTTCGAGAACGAATACGAGGGTTCGTTCGCCGCGGCAAGGGACAGGATCGCGGACAAACAGGCCGAGGCCGCCGCTCGTCAAGAAATGTTCTCGGGCAGCATCCAGGGCAAGATCATGACGATGGAGGACCAAGCCATGGACATGGCCGCCGACGAGGAACTCCGGAAGCTCGAGGAAAAGCTCGGCATGTCGACGGCGGCGCCTGCGACTTCGACCGAAACGACCGTGCAAAGCGACGTCGACAGTCAACTGGACGAGCTTGAAAAGCGCCTCCAGCAGGGTCAGAACGGGAACACCTGA
- a CDS encoding polysaccharide deacetylase family protein, translating into MSFTRFAGFVLPVFLLVGCEPTGGAVSYIPPVRPAPTVAKRTPPAEAPRDEAVVHGTLVPKSQLDKAPARIVVPAEDFDLTAATVEPLLSTGYPARLVRGDTEKKRIALTFDDGPHRGYTERLIKTLVGLKVSATFFFIGQNVDSYPDLAKLAADNGIELGNHTYSHSRLRGQTRPEVEYQVAKGFEAIERATGVRPSLFRPPGGDYDDQVCDVARQAGLSMILWTSDAADYTTVKGNPTAADVYRHVMKSATNGGIVIMHDPMPGTLEALPKIVADLRAKGFEFVKISDFLKDPKSQTWGGRKVAPRPDLTQELISGKRYPLPRNPEDKYESPEQGAPSETASKGAEDQRTRVSGQSRSQGREGQVVDTKAR; encoded by the coding sequence ATGTCCTTCACCCGGTTTGCCGGCTTTGTCCTGCCGGTGTTCCTCCTCGTCGGCTGTGAGCCGACAGGCGGCGCGGTGTCGTACATCCCGCCCGTAAGGCCGGCTCCGACGGTCGCGAAAAGGACGCCGCCCGCTGAGGCCCCTCGTGACGAAGCGGTCGTCCACGGCACGCTCGTTCCGAAGAGCCAACTGGACAAGGCCCCGGCACGGATCGTCGTGCCGGCAGAAGACTTCGATCTGACGGCCGCGACGGTCGAGCCGCTCCTTTCGACCGGATATCCGGCGCGCCTGGTCCGGGGCGACACCGAGAAGAAACGGATCGCGCTGACCTTTGACGACGGTCCTCACCGCGGGTACACCGAGCGGCTCATCAAGACCCTCGTCGGCCTGAAAGTCTCGGCCACGTTTTTCTTCATCGGACAGAACGTCGACTCGTACCCGGACCTCGCCAAGCTCGCCGCCGACAACGGTATCGAGCTCGGGAACCACACGTACAGCCACAGCCGCCTTCGTGGCCAGACCCGGCCAGAAGTCGAATACCAAGTGGCGAAAGGCTTCGAGGCGATCGAGAGGGCGACAGGCGTGCGACCGTCGCTGTTCCGCCCACCGGGAGGCGACTACGACGACCAAGTCTGCGACGTCGCCCGCCAAGCCGGGCTCAGCATGATCCTCTGGACTTCGGACGCGGCCGACTATACGACCGTCAAAGGGAACCCGACCGCGGCGGACGTCTACCGCCACGTCATGAAGAGTGCGACCAACGGAGGGATCGTCATCATGCACGACCCCATGCCCGGGACGCTCGAGGCCCTTCCTAAGATCGTCGCCGACCTCAGGGCCAAGGGATTCGAGTTCGTGAAGATCAGCGACTTCCTCAAGGATCCGAAGTCACAGACCTGGGGCGGACGCAAGGTCGCGCCCCGACCGGACCTGACACAGGAGTTGATCAGCGGCAAGAGGTATCCTCTCCCGCGCAATCCTGAGGATAAATATGAGAGTCCGGAACAAGGAGCTCCGAGCGAGACGGCATCGAAAGGAGCAGAGGATCAAAGAACTCGTGTCAGCGGCCAAAGCCGAAGCCAAGGGCGGGAAGGCCAAGTCGTCGACACCAAAGCCCGCTGA
- a CDS encoding PDZ domain-containing protein — MIPVIVFALSHPVAAFDADAAWSTVSSRIKTMYWAKSSQSEKLDRLLKEAEPAAKAAKSEDEFDRAMDAMIAKFGDSHFDFLTRREQGFYLFDGFAKGDKAAKMANIGAWFRKDKDGYTVQMVLNGGAAEAAGVRKGDRLLAVDGQPFSPVDAFAGKVGQDVRLELRRPSDGGQASTVTVKVTETPGQDMFLDATRRSGRIIEEGGKKFGYLHLWTMANDKFRQALENFVYNRAANTDAFILDIRDGFGGRPEGFGDPFFRPKVDLEWTVAGGATMKQLFGYQKPLIVIINEGSRSAKDVFSYIMKKTGRGVLVGNRSAGDVLGTTPSPVGDWAYVEIPMVDVKVDGIRLEHNPVQADVKVDQEFDRAGTDLFLKKAVEVAVERTR, encoded by the coding sequence GTGATCCCAGTCATCGTCTTCGCTCTCAGCCACCCGGTCGCCGCTTTCGACGCCGACGCAGCATGGTCGACGGTCTCTTCGAGGATCAAGACGATGTACTGGGCCAAGTCGAGCCAGTCCGAGAAGCTCGATCGCCTCTTGAAGGAGGCGGAGCCTGCAGCCAAGGCCGCCAAGTCCGAAGACGAGTTCGACCGGGCCATGGACGCCATGATCGCCAAGTTCGGCGATTCTCATTTCGATTTTCTGACACGCAGAGAGCAAGGTTTCTATCTCTTCGACGGCTTCGCGAAGGGGGATAAAGCCGCGAAGATGGCCAACATCGGTGCCTGGTTCCGCAAGGACAAGGACGGGTACACGGTCCAAATGGTCTTGAACGGGGGCGCTGCCGAAGCCGCGGGAGTCCGGAAGGGCGATCGGCTCCTCGCCGTCGACGGGCAACCGTTCAGTCCTGTCGACGCGTTCGCCGGAAAGGTCGGTCAGGACGTCCGGTTGGAACTTCGTCGACCGTCGGACGGCGGGCAAGCCTCCACGGTGACCGTCAAGGTCACGGAAACGCCTGGACAAGACATGTTCTTGGACGCGACCCGCCGTAGCGGACGCATCATCGAAGAGGGTGGCAAGAAGTTCGGCTACCTCCACCTTTGGACGATGGCGAACGACAAGTTCCGACAGGCGCTGGAGAACTTCGTCTACAACAGGGCTGCGAACACGGACGCCTTCATCCTCGACATCAGGGACGGGTTCGGGGGTCGCCCCGAAGGATTCGGCGACCCCTTCTTCCGGCCCAAGGTCGACCTTGAGTGGACGGTGGCAGGCGGGGCCACGATGAAGCAACTGTTCGGATATCAAAAGCCGCTGATCGTGATCATCAACGAGGGCTCGCGGTCGGCGAAAGACGTCTTCAGCTATATCATGAAGAAGACCGGCCGTGGCGTCCTCGTCGGCAACCGGTCCGCGGGCGACGTCCTAGGAACGACGCCGAGTCCGGTCGGGGATTGGGCCTACGTCGAGATTCCGATGGTCGACGTCAAAGTCGACGGGATCCGGTTGGAGCACAACCCTGTCCAGGCCGACGTCAAGGTCGACCAAGAGTTCGATCGGGCCGGTACCGACCTGTTCCTGAAGAAGGCCGTCGAAGTCGCCGTCGAACGGACGAGATAG
- a CDS encoding 50S ribosomal protein L1, producing MRTQKKKQKHSNRFSDALKQVDQDKLLEPGEAISTVKKLASAKFVEGVDLSVRLGVDPRKGDQNVRGITNLPHGTGRTKRVAVLAKGDLAKEAESAGADHVGDDDLITKIQGGWKDFDVVLATSDMAPQIGKIGKILGTRTPNKKNGTVTDAIGQAVKEIKGATRVEYRVDKAGIVHVPIGKVSFSEDQLFDNFKAAVDAIVRAKPASAKGRYLVSMTLSSTMGPGVRLDTSLASKASGH from the coding sequence TTGCGCACACAGAAGAAGAAGCAAAAGCACTCGAACCGGTTTTCCGACGCCCTCAAGCAGGTCGACCAGGATAAGCTCCTTGAGCCCGGAGAAGCGATCTCGACCGTCAAGAAACTGGCTTCGGCCAAATTCGTCGAAGGAGTCGACCTGAGCGTCCGTCTCGGCGTCGACCCTCGCAAGGGCGATCAGAACGTCCGCGGCATCACGAACCTTCCCCACGGTACGGGCCGGACGAAACGTGTCGCCGTCCTGGCCAAGGGCGACTTGGCCAAAGAAGCCGAGTCGGCAGGCGCCGATCACGTCGGTGACGACGATCTGATCACGAAGATCCAGGGCGGCTGGAAAGACTTCGACGTCGTCCTGGCCACCAGCGACATGGCGCCCCAGATCGGCAAGATCGGCAAAATCCTTGGCACCCGGACGCCGAACAAGAAGAACGGCACGGTGACGGACGCGATCGGTCAGGCAGTCAAAGAGATCAAAGGAGCCACCCGTGTCGAATACCGCGTCGACAAGGCAGGCATCGTCCACGTACCGATCGGCAAGGTCAGCTTTTCGGAGGACCAACTGTTCGACAACTTTAAAGCGGCGGTCGACGCCATCGTCCGTGCGAAGCCGGCGAGCGCCAAAGGTCGGTACCTGGTCTCGATGACGTTGAGCTCGACGATGGGCCCCGGAGTCCGACTGGACACCTCACTGGCCAGCAAGGCTAGCGGACACTAG
- the acnA gene encoding aconitate hydratase AcnA: MNSFGTLKTLDLAGKSRTLHSFQAFAGHRLSRLPYSLRVLLEALLRAEDGVRVTKADVEALLAWDPKAEPSYEIQFMPARVLMQDFTGVPCVVDLASMRDAMARLGGDPAKVNPLQPVELVIDHSVQVDSYGSDAALQINLDLEFDRNAERYAFLKWGQAAFDNFRVVPPNTGICHQVNLEYLARVVFDASGTCYPDTLVGTDSHTTMINGLGVLGWGVGGIEAEAAMLGQPIPMLIPQVVGFRLSGKLREGSTATDLVLTVTEMLRKHGVVGKFVEFFGPGIGSLPLADRATIANMAPEYGATCGIFPVDDETVRYLRVSGRSEDQVALVEAYMRHQGLFHTADSPEAEYTSVLELDLSTVEPSVAGPKRPQDRTVLSKARDSFFAAFPTSKPGSDALSSGGTAVLDRAATSRLTHGSVVIAAITSCTNTSNPSVMMAAGLVARKAAALGLRPKPWVKTSLAPGSKVVTEYLKSAGLLDDLEALGFNVVGYGCTTCIGNSGPLPDDVAKAVEDGDLTVASVLSGNRNFEGRVQQAVKANYLMSPPLVVAYALAGTIDIDLSKDPIGQDSEGRDVTLRDVWPSQREIAEAVEAHITREMFTSSYATVFEGDDQWRAIAVAGGQKYAWDDSSTYVRQAPYFDGMDPEPRETVDDLNGLKVLALLGDSVTTDHISPAGSIKLNSPAGTYLTSHSVTPAMFNSYGSRRGNHEVMIRGTFANVRLRNRLAPETEGGFTTCPPGGETTTIFDASRVYAHAGDNLIVVAGKEYGTGSSRDWAAKGTLLLGVRAVLAESFERIHRSNLVGMGVLPLQFKPGEGAAKLGLTGLEEYSVVGLSDAFADNFAGGKDLTVRATDPSGNTVSFSVTVRIDTPTEADYYRHGGVLQYVLRNLLKS; this comes from the coding sequence ATGAACAGCTTTGGCACCCTTAAAACCCTTGATCTTGCAGGCAAGAGCAGGACCCTTCACAGTTTTCAGGCCTTTGCCGGACACCGGCTCTCCCGGTTGCCTTATTCGTTGCGCGTCCTGCTCGAAGCGCTCCTCAGGGCGGAAGACGGCGTCCGGGTCACCAAGGCGGACGTCGAAGCCCTCCTGGCATGGGACCCGAAAGCGGAACCGTCCTATGAGATCCAGTTCATGCCCGCACGGGTCCTGATGCAGGACTTTACGGGAGTTCCGTGCGTCGTCGACCTTGCCTCCATGCGAGACGCGATGGCCCGGCTCGGCGGTGACCCGGCCAAGGTCAACCCGCTCCAACCCGTGGAACTCGTCATCGACCACTCCGTTCAGGTCGACTCGTACGGAAGCGACGCGGCCTTGCAGATCAATCTCGACCTCGAATTCGACCGGAACGCCGAGCGTTATGCCTTTCTCAAGTGGGGCCAGGCGGCGTTCGACAATTTCCGCGTCGTGCCGCCGAACACGGGCATCTGCCACCAGGTCAACCTCGAATATCTCGCACGTGTCGTCTTCGATGCGTCCGGCACTTGCTACCCGGACACCCTGGTCGGGACCGATTCGCACACGACGATGATCAACGGTCTAGGCGTCCTTGGCTGGGGCGTCGGCGGTATCGAGGCAGAGGCGGCCATGCTCGGTCAGCCGATCCCGATGTTGATCCCTCAGGTGGTCGGATTCCGACTGAGCGGGAAACTTCGGGAAGGTTCGACGGCGACCGACCTCGTCCTGACCGTGACCGAGATGCTCCGAAAGCACGGCGTCGTCGGCAAGTTCGTCGAGTTCTTCGGGCCTGGCATCGGCAGCCTTCCTCTGGCCGACCGGGCCACGATCGCGAACATGGCTCCCGAATACGGGGCCACGTGCGGGATCTTCCCGGTGGACGACGAGACCGTGCGCTATCTGAGGGTCAGCGGCAGGAGCGAAGACCAAGTCGCCTTGGTCGAAGCGTACATGCGTCATCAAGGCCTGTTCCACACGGCCGACTCGCCCGAAGCCGAATACACGAGCGTCCTGGAACTCGACCTTTCGACCGTTGAGCCGAGCGTGGCAGGCCCGAAAAGGCCACAAGACCGGACCGTCCTTTCGAAAGCCCGCGACTCGTTCTTTGCCGCCTTTCCGACGTCGAAACCGGGCAGCGACGCCCTCTCGTCCGGCGGGACGGCCGTCCTCGATCGAGCGGCGACGAGCCGCCTGACGCACGGTTCGGTGGTCATCGCCGCCATCACGAGCTGCACGAACACGAGCAACCCGAGCGTCATGATGGCTGCCGGGCTGGTGGCCCGCAAGGCCGCGGCCCTCGGGCTGCGGCCGAAGCCTTGGGTCAAGACAAGCCTGGCTCCCGGTTCCAAAGTCGTCACGGAGTACCTCAAGTCGGCCGGCCTCCTCGACGACCTCGAAGCCCTTGGCTTCAACGTGGTCGGCTACGGGTGCACGACGTGCATCGGAAACTCCGGCCCGTTGCCCGACGACGTCGCGAAAGCGGTCGAAGACGGCGACCTGACCGTCGCCAGCGTCCTGAGCGGGAACCGGAACTTCGAGGGCCGCGTCCAGCAGGCGGTCAAGGCGAACTACCTGATGTCACCGCCGCTCGTCGTCGCCTATGCGCTTGCGGGCACCATCGACATCGATCTCAGCAAGGATCCGATCGGACAAGACTCCGAGGGCCGCGACGTGACGCTGCGCGACGTCTGGCCCAGCCAGCGCGAAATCGCCGAGGCCGTCGAAGCGCACATCACCCGGGAAATGTTCACGTCGTCCTATGCGACCGTCTTCGAAGGGGACGACCAGTGGCGGGCCATCGCGGTCGCCGGAGGTCAGAAGTACGCTTGGGACGACTCCAGCACCTATGTGCGACAGGCGCCCTACTTCGACGGCATGGATCCCGAACCCAGAGAGACCGTCGATGACCTGAACGGGCTCAAAGTGCTCGCGCTGCTCGGTGACAGTGTCACGACCGACCACATTTCGCCCGCCGGCTCCATCAAGCTGAACTCGCCCGCTGGGACATACCTGACGTCCCACAGCGTGACGCCGGCGATGTTCAACAGCTACGGCAGCCGCCGGGGCAACCATGAAGTCATGATCCGAGGCACCTTTGCGAACGTCCGGCTCCGCAACCGTCTGGCTCCGGAGACCGAGGGCGGCTTCACGACTTGTCCGCCAGGCGGCGAGACGACCACGATCTTCGACGCCTCCCGGGTCTATGCCCATGCGGGCGACAATCTGATCGTCGTCGCAGGGAAGGAGTACGGGACCGGATCGAGCCGGGACTGGGCGGCGAAAGGGACCCTCTTGCTTGGGGTCCGGGCGGTCCTCGCCGAAAGTTTCGAAAGGATCCACCGCTCCAACCTCGTTGGCATGGGCGTACTGCCGCTCCAGTTCAAACCTGGGGAAGGTGCGGCGAAATTGGGGCTCACGGGCCTCGAGGAATACTCCGTCGTGGGGTTGAGCGACGCTTTCGCCGACAATTTTGCTGGAGGCAAAGACCTGACCGTCCGCGCCACCGACCCGTCCGGGAACACGGTCTCCTTTTCGGTCACCGTCCGGATCGATACTCCGACGGAAGCGGACTATTACCGCCACGGTGGTGTGCTTCAATACGTGCTGCGAAACTTGTTGAAGAGCTAA
- a CDS encoding adenylate/guanylate cyclase domain-containing protein — protein MAQEPSRVVRPQGLDEFVEHLKGRRSLRALNVAELAETYGLEEDFVIQVIDAMSGPQRSARHSDLVWKALLKGGQQFFDAAKNLWLNSTANPIGFVVATGLAGYLLQTAVNLFQAMTGAHDQADGPSAIVWAVLGLHLACFARHGRMRFPAMSSGIMAGALLAGALLRTGRISVFDVGFAVSSGLLYFVFGALMTLMGGYIAAGRQARNLSGLSRQEALDRRFAIKERLKKLGPLRAHQSDRRRFDALKSGSRWILLALCGGALAGLFRVLVLGGYQVAFPGSDLTRDPVYALLRIIAAGATVLAFLFVGFIAGGVRRSLASQVLAFLGFAAAGFFPLGIFGFQFGVRQFAPEQLPSYGMLLAMSGILTGIGSHIEESARLQRRRDSDDPATLVAELVLIEKHLNRDASANFVLCLDVARSTAMKAGQDPLEVEWSFRELQRLWSESAEANGGSVLSTAGDGAILTFSDAYDALRAAKDAQTRLGWFNMRVNRLEAPFRVRAGLHTGEAQGALGEVQYNDVIDIAAHFQEHAPVGGILVSETFARLVSEEPLTELKDPVDGLKAFLVVNPTLGA, from the coding sequence TTGGCCCAAGAACCTTCGCGCGTAGTCCGACCCCAAGGGCTTGACGAGTTCGTCGAGCACTTGAAGGGTCGGCGTTCGTTACGGGCGTTGAACGTGGCCGAACTCGCCGAGACGTATGGTCTCGAAGAAGACTTCGTAATCCAAGTCATCGATGCCATGAGCGGGCCACAACGCTCGGCACGGCATTCCGACCTCGTCTGGAAAGCGTTGCTCAAGGGCGGGCAGCAGTTCTTCGACGCGGCCAAGAACCTCTGGCTCAACAGTACGGCGAACCCGATCGGGTTCGTCGTGGCGACAGGATTGGCCGGCTATCTGCTCCAAACGGCCGTCAACCTGTTCCAAGCGATGACGGGCGCGCACGATCAGGCGGACGGCCCGTCGGCGATCGTTTGGGCCGTCCTTGGACTTCATTTGGCCTGCTTCGCACGTCACGGGCGGATGCGGTTCCCCGCGATGTCGTCCGGCATCATGGCCGGTGCGCTCCTCGCCGGCGCGCTCCTGCGGACGGGGCGGATCTCGGTTTTCGACGTCGGGTTCGCCGTTTCGTCCGGATTGCTGTATTTCGTCTTCGGCGCGTTGATGACCCTGATGGGCGGTTACATCGCCGCCGGGCGTCAAGCCCGGAACCTCAGCGGCCTTTCGCGCCAAGAGGCCCTTGACCGTCGGTTCGCCATCAAGGAACGGCTTAAGAAACTCGGCCCGTTGCGCGCGCACCAGAGCGACCGCCGTAGGTTCGACGCGCTGAAGTCCGGTAGCCGCTGGATCCTTTTGGCCCTCTGCGGGGGGGCTTTGGCAGGCCTGTTCCGCGTCTTGGTCCTTGGCGGGTACCAGGTGGCGTTTCCGGGCTCCGACCTCACGCGGGACCCCGTCTACGCCCTTCTCCGGATCATCGCGGCGGGAGCGACGGTCCTGGCCTTTCTGTTCGTCGGGTTCATCGCAGGTGGCGTGCGACGGTCCTTGGCCAGTCAGGTCCTCGCGTTCCTCGGCTTCGCGGCGGCCGGATTCTTCCCTCTCGGCATTTTCGGCTTCCAGTTCGGGGTGCGACAGTTCGCACCCGAACAACTGCCGTCTTACGGCATGCTCTTGGCCATGTCCGGCATCTTGACCGGCATCGGGTCCCACATCGAGGAGTCAGCCAGGCTCCAGCGCCGTCGGGACAGCGACGATCCCGCCACCCTTGTCGCCGAACTCGTCCTGATCGAGAAGCACCTGAACCGGGACGCCAGCGCCAACTTCGTCCTTTGTCTTGACGTCGCCCGGAGCACGGCCATGAAGGCGGGTCAAGACCCCCTCGAGGTCGAATGGAGTTTTCGCGAACTCCAGCGGCTTTGGAGCGAAAGTGCCGAAGCCAACGGCGGGTCCGTTCTGTCGACTGCTGGTGACGGCGCCATCCTGACGTTCTCGGACGCGTACGACGCTTTGAGGGCAGCCAAGGACGCCCAGACCAGGCTCGGGTGGTTCAACATGCGCGTCAACCGACTGGAAGCACCGTTTCGTGTCCGTGCGGGCTTGCACACCGGTGAAGCACAAGGTGCCTTGGGGGAAGTCCAGTACAACGACGTCATCGACATCGCCGCCCATTTCCAGGAGCACGCCCCGGTCGGTGGGATCCTCGTGAGCGAGACGTTCGCAAGGCTCGTGTCCGAAGAGCCGTTGACCGAACTCAAAGACCCGGTGGACGGTCTGAAGGCGTTCTTGGTCGTCAACCCGACCCTAGGCGCATGA
- a CDS encoding TolC family protein, which translates to MTRTSLLVLSALFACAASAQDDAKLTLREALRSARQNNGTVLAARLGYESAKASTKSAFSAFLPTVTPTYSREDGFIDTLTGPGRGRSDLDSGTSAVTASWLLFDNGERSTNYSRARTSEQQTEYQTLETYRSVLFSVHSVFYDALRSQQLLKVANSALERATTLQDYAEKRAEVGSGPRKDILQAKADALNAKVDVLTSTNQVSTSLATLKAVLGWPQAELPPLDDSESEQPTIVDYTLDQALAEGLANRPSLLASRKLVDLAKLNVRSAKLDTSVAFAGRANYLKSFSESQFDKPTFTLTASFPLFDGYLSRENLRAAELDLKARQASVVQDERDVRAEIESAYKEFRQNFDRREAAKLALDAARLNFESAKGSYTEGAGTILDQLTAQVSLSTAESNAIAAYYDLLISEVRLKLVTGRPLPGETDGE; encoded by the coding sequence ATGACCAGGACGTCCCTGCTTGTACTGTCGGCCCTTTTCGCATGCGCGGCGTCCGCTCAAGACGACGCGAAGCTCACGCTAAGGGAGGCCCTCCGCTCCGCCCGTCAGAACAACGGGACCGTCCTGGCCGCCCGGCTCGGATACGAGTCTGCGAAGGCGTCCACCAAGTCCGCCTTCTCGGCCTTTCTGCCGACGGTCACGCCGACCTACAGCCGGGAAGACGGGTTCATCGACACGCTGACCGGCCCAGGACGCGGGCGTTCCGACCTGGACAGCGGGACCTCCGCGGTCACCGCCTCCTGGTTGCTCTTCGACAACGGAGAACGTTCGACCAACTACTCCCGGGCACGTACTTCCGAGCAACAGACCGAGTACCAGACCTTAGAAACGTACCGGTCGGTGCTGTTCAGCGTCCATTCGGTCTTCTACGACGCCCTCCGGTCGCAGCAGCTTCTCAAAGTCGCGAACTCGGCCCTCGAGCGGGCCACGACCCTGCAGGACTACGCCGAAAAACGCGCCGAAGTGGGATCCGGCCCGCGCAAGGACATCCTCCAGGCCAAAGCCGATGCGTTGAACGCGAAAGTCGACGTCCTGACCTCCACGAACCAAGTCTCGACCTCTCTCGCGACGCTCAAAGCCGTCCTCGGGTGGCCACAAGCCGAACTTCCTCCGCTCGACGACAGCGAGTCGGAGCAACCGACGATCGTCGACTACACGCTTGACCAGGCTCTTGCAGAGGGGTTGGCGAACCGACCGAGCCTGCTTGCCTCCCGAAAACTGGTCGACCTAGCCAAACTCAACGTCAGGAGCGCGAAGCTCGACACGTCGGTCGCGTTCGCCGGAAGGGCGAACTACCTCAAATCGTTCAGCGAGTCGCAGTTCGACAAACCGACGTTCACGCTGACGGCGAGCTTCCCGCTGTTCGACGGGTACCTGTCGCGGGAAAACCTCAGGGCCGCAGAACTCGACCTCAAGGCGCGGCAGGCCTCGGTGGTGCAAGACGAACGAGACGTGCGGGCCGAAATCGAGTCTGCGTACAAGGAATTCCGGCAGAACTTCGACAGACGCGAAGCGGCAAAACTCGCATTAGACGCCGCAAGACTGAACTTTGAGTCGGCAAAAGGGTCTTACACGGAAGGGGCGGGCACGATCCTTGACCAATTGACCGCACAAGTGAGCCTCTCCACCGCTGAATCGAACGCTATCGCCGCCTACTATGACCTTCTCATCTCGGAAGTCCGCTTGAAGTTGGTAACGGGACGACCGTTGCCGGGTGAGACGGACGGTGAATAA
- the lipB gene encoding lipoyl(octanoyl) transferase LipB: MKVVDAGKMDYREAWRLQSEVAQSVLDGGEDTLVLVEHPPVFTLGASFDPQHLLLPEDEIVARGIDVVRTDRGGDVTYHGPGQLVSYPVFDLRRHGQDLHRWLRELEDVHIRALARFGLNGVRFPPHTGVWTGAEPALRKIAAIGVKVRKWVSVHGVALNCDNDLASFELIVPCGIHGYGVTSLSLETGKRTAPDDAKDAVVQGYRDVFAAG; the protein is encoded by the coding sequence ATGAAAGTCGTCGACGCGGGGAAGATGGATTATCGCGAGGCGTGGCGCCTACAGTCCGAAGTCGCCCAATCGGTCTTGGACGGCGGTGAGGACACGCTGGTCCTGGTCGAGCACCCGCCGGTCTTCACCCTCGGGGCCTCGTTCGATCCTCAGCATCTTTTGCTTCCCGAAGACGAAATCGTCGCCAGGGGGATCGACGTCGTCCGGACCGACCGTGGTGGCGACGTCACGTACCACGGGCCAGGTCAACTCGTCAGCTATCCGGTTTTCGACCTGAGGCGGCACGGCCAGGACCTCCATCGATGGTTGCGCGAACTGGAGGACGTCCACATCCGTGCGCTCGCACGCTTCGGACTGAACGGAGTCCGCTTTCCTCCCCATACCGGGGTTTGGACCGGCGCCGAACCTGCTTTGAGGAAGATCGCTGCGATCGGGGTCAAAGTGCGGAAGTGGGTCAGTGTCCACGGCGTGGCGTTGAACTGCGACAACGACCTCGCGTCGTTCGAACTGATCGTCCCTTGCGGGATACACGGATACGGCGTCACGAGCCTCAGTCTCGAGACGGGAAAACGGACAGCCCCGGACGACGCGAAAGATGCGGTCGTCCAGGGCTATCGTGACGTGTTCGCGGCGGGCTAG